Genomic segment of Corynebacterium appendicis CIP 107643:
ATGGGCAATGTAAACAGATTCACCGGCTGAGCCGACCCCCACCAGAAACCTGGACCTCAGTCCCCTAGCTCCTGCCCCAGCGGCGCCGCCAGCACGAGCCGCACGAGGTACAGCGCCACCGCGGGCACGAAGAAGAACACCAGCGGCACAGAGAAAGCGACCGGCAGTGTGACGACGACCCACACCGCCCCGGCCACCACCGCGACCGCGATCAGCGTGCGGCCGAGGAACCGGAATGTGTGCTGGATCGACAACGCCGCGAGGTGTTTGAAGCTGAGTGCCGCTGAATTCCTATTGCCCGCAGAACCGGGGGCACCCGATTCAACAGATCCGACCGACGCCAGCGCGAAGAACCACACGCTGATCCCGGCGATAATGAACGCCCCGGCCAAGGCGAGCGCTTGAATGAGGGTGAGTGCGAAGCCATCCACCCCTGCCTGGAAGACGACGAACTGCTGGTAGGTTAGCAGCGCGACCGCAGCCAACAACAACGCCCAATAGATGGAAGCAGCTCTCCACCGCACCGTGAGTTGGCGGATGAACATCAAGGCGTAGCGGGAGCCGCGACCCTGCGCCATCTCCCCCACCACGACATTGGCGGCGCGCCAGGCGGCGCCGCCGGTGACCACCGGCAGGGAGGTCACCACCAGCAGCATGTTCAGGATCACGATGTCTGCGAGCAGCGTGAACGCCGCCATGAACTTCGAGTCGGGGTGGAAAAACTGCATATCTGTTCTGAGGTCTAACCCCTAACCGTTAGCCCTTCACCGCACCGGCGGCGACGCCCTCGATAATGTGCTTCTGCGCCGAGATGTAGAAGATGATGATCGGGGTGATCGCCAGCACGAGCATGGCCATCATTGCGCCCAGGTCGCGGTCGCCTTGCGAGCCGATGAACTGCTGGATCACGACCGGAATCGTGCGGTACGGGGTGGACAGGCCAATCACGAGGTATGGCAGGAGGTAGTCGTTCCAGATCCACATCGCATTCAGGATCGCCACGGTGATCGCGGTCGGCTTGAGCATGGGCAGGACGACGCGGAAGAAAGTCGTCAGCGGGGAGCAGCCGTCAATATGCGCCGCTTCCTCGATCTCAAGCGGAATGGACTTGATGAAGCCAGAGAACATGAACACGGACAGCCCGGATCCGAACCCGAGATAGAGCACGACCATGCCCAGCGGGTTCGCCAGACCAAGGCGGTCGGCGATGACCACAGTCGGGAACATGACCATCTGGAACGGGATGACCATGGAGAACACGAACGCGTAGTAGAGGGCGCTCGTCCACCAGGTCTTCACACGCGTGATGTAGTACGCGGTCATCGCAGAGAAGAACACGACCGCGACAACGGAGCTGATCGTGATCACGAAGGACCAGACGATCGCCCACCCGAAACCTTCGCCTTGCACCCCAGTCACATAGTTGGTCAGCCCGGCCCACAGCTCACCCGTGGGCAGGGCGAACGGGTTCGTGGAGATAGCGAAGCGGTCCTTGAACGAGTTCAGCAGGATGAACGCGATCGGACCGAGGAAAACGACGGTGAGGAAGACCAGCACCGCGTAGATGAGGCCCTTGGAGCCGCCCGACACGGTCGATTCGTCCCCGGCCTTTTGCTTTTTGCTTGTCGACGGCACGTTCCGGGCCGCCGTGTCAGCCGCTTTAATACTGGTAGTCATGGTTTATGCCTCCACTTCCCTGCTGCGCGTGGCGCGCAGCTGGAACATTGCGATGACGACGACAACGACGACGAAGATGACTGCCTTCGCCTGGCCGACGCCCTCGGCGCCCACTCGGTTGAACATGGTCTTGACGATGTTGAGGGCGACCATTTCGGTCTGGCCGCCGGGAGCGCCGTCGGTGAGCGCCAAGTTCTGGTCGTAGACCTTGAACGTGTTCGACAGCGTCAAAAACAGGCAGATGGTGATCGACGGCATCATCAGCGGGATGGTCACATGCCGAAGCTGCTGCCACTTGGACACGCCGTCGATCTGTGCGGCCTCGATGAGTTCCGGCGGAACATTCTGCAGGCCGGCGATGTAGATGATCATCATGTAGCCGATCAGCTGCCAGTTCATCAGCATGATCAAGCCGGCGTAGCCGAAGCGCCAGTCGGCGGAGATCGTGGTCTCGTAGTTGGCCAGCACCGCGTTGATCATCGACTGCCAGGTGTAGCCCAGCACGATGCCGCCGATCAGGTTCGGCATGAAGAAGACCGTGCGGAAGAAGTTGGTGCCGCGCAGCTTGCGGGTCAAGATCCACGCGATCGCGAAAGCGATGACGTTGACGGTGATGATGGACACCACTGCCACGAGGATGGTGAACAGCAGCGCGGAGACGA
This window contains:
- a CDS encoding carbohydrate ABC transporter permease, which translates into the protein MTTSIKAADTAARNVPSTSKKQKAGDESTVSGGSKGLIYAVLVFLTVVFLGPIAFILLNSFKDRFAISTNPFALPTGELWAGLTNYVTGVQGEGFGWAIVWSFVITISSVVAVVFFSAMTAYYITRVKTWWTSALYYAFVFSMVIPFQMVMFPTVVIADRLGLANPLGMVVLYLGFGSGLSVFMFSGFIKSIPLEIEEAAHIDGCSPLTTFFRVVLPMLKPTAITVAILNAMWIWNDYLLPYLVIGLSTPYRTIPVVIQQFIGSQGDRDLGAMMAMLVLAITPIIIFYISAQKHIIEGVAAGAVKG
- a CDS encoding carbohydrate ABC transporter permease; protein product: MQQTLKKYFPIFVLPTLLAFGIAFFVPFIVGTALSFTEFTTITDATWVGLDNYARVFSEREGFVSALLFTILVAVVSIITVNVIAFAIAWILTRKLRGTNFFRTVFFMPNLIGGIVLGYTWQSMINAVLANYETTISADWRFGYAGLIMLMNWQLIGYMMIIYIAGLQNVPPELIEAAQIDGVSKWQQLRHVTIPLMMPSITICLFLTLSNTFKVYDQNLALTDGAPGGQTEMVALNIVKTMFNRVGAEGVGQAKAVIFVVVVVVIAMFQLRATRSREVEA